From the genome of Geminicoccaceae bacterium:
GCGGGTCAAATACCCCTGTTTCGGTGTCGTTGGTGGACAGGATGGTCGCCCCGGTCAGGTGCTCAAGAACGGCGAGCCGCATTTTCCCAAAGGTAAGATCCGTCTCGATCCGGGCGATCGTTTGACGATGGAGAGTCCCGGCGGCGGCGGATGGGGTGATCCGGCGGAACGGCCCGTTGCCGATATCGAAGGCGACCTCAGCGAGGGCTGGGTCACACAGGCGGCAAGCCGCAAAGCCTATCCGCATTGGAAGCCGGAATGACCGCCGGTACGGCGTCTGTCCGCCGGCTGGAGAACCGCGTTATCGTCATTACCGGCGCAGGGTCCGGCATCGGAAGTGCGGCCGCGCGGCTCCTCGCAGAAGAGGGCGCCGCTGTGGTCCTCGTCGGCCGCCGTGCCGCCGCGCTTGAGGCGGTCGCGGAGCAAATTGAAAAGGCCGGAGGGAGCGCGCTGGCGCATGCGGCGGACATCTCGGACGTGGACGAGGTGCGGGTCTTGGTGGAAACTGCCGAAAGCCACTTTGGTCCGGTGGACATTCTCGTAAACAATGCGGGGCGGGCAAGCGAAGTGCTCAACGCGCGGTGGATGACCAACGAGGATTGGGCCGAGACGGTCTCGTTGAACCTCACGGCAGTGTTCCAGCTGACGCGTGCGGTGTTGCCGTCAATGATCGCCAGGGGCGGAGGTTCCATCGTGACGGTATCGTCGCTGGCGGCGGACCGGCCCAACCTTCTGGGCGGGCCGGCGTACGGCGCCGCAAAGGCAGGCGTGCGAAACTTCATGGGGTACCTGCACAACACTTACCGCAACCAGATGATCCGGGCGACGACCATCCTGCCAGGCGAGACGAACACACCAATCATGGATCTGCGGGCCCGTCCTCCGGAAGCGGAGGAAAGGGCGGTCATGCTCGACCCGGACGACGTCGCCGCCGCGATCCACCTGTGTTGTACACTGCCTGCGAGAGCCGTGATCGAAGAACTCAAGATTGCGCCGACATTTCAACGAAATATCGAAGTGGACCTTGAGGTTGCGCGGTGGCTGGGCGTGCCGGGCGACTTTCCCGACGCGCCGAAATAATCCAGTCCGGCGACGCAATCCGCGCCGGTCTGGTCATCAAATAATCCTATGGTGACAGAGCGAGCCAGTAATGGCTACGCCCAGATCCAGTCGCTAACGTTAACCATCAGAGGCCGGCAAAATGGCCCTGAATGCCCCCAAGAGAGGGTAGCCCGCCACACGGCGGATTCAACAGAGAGAGAGGCCATCATGAAAAATAATACCCTGTCACGTTCTGGCGCCCGTTTAGCGGCGGCGCTGGGTGCAACTGCGATCAGCGCGGCGCTGCTTCTGTCCGGTGCGTCTTCCTTTGCGCAGGAGGACAACGTCCAGATCGGTCTGGTTACCCCGATGGCCGGTGCAAACGCGCGGTTCGGGGGCTTCGCCCTTCGGGGAATGGAACTGGCCATCAAGGAGATCAACGAGGCCGGTGGCGTGAACGGCCGGATGCTGGAACTGTCCTATGGAGACAGCCAGTGCGCTCCGGTCGAAGGCGTCTCGGCCACGCGCCGCCTGATCGAGAGCAACGAGGTTGATTTCATCCTTGGCGACGTGTGCTCGTCGGTGACGCTGGCGATGCAGCCCATCGTCGAAGAGGCGGGCGTCCTGCTGCTGAACGCGGCATCCTCGAACCCGCAGATCACCTACGGCGCCG
Proteins encoded in this window:
- a CDS encoding SDR family oxidoreductase, which produces MTAGTASVRRLENRVIVITGAGSGIGSAAARLLAEEGAAVVLVGRRAAALEAVAEQIEKAGGSALAHAADISDVDEVRVLVETAESHFGPVDILVNNAGRASEVLNARWMTNEDWAETVSLNLTAVFQLTRAVLPSMIARGGGSIVTVSSLAADRPNLLGGPAYGAAKAGVRNFMGYLHNTYRNQMIRATTILPGETNTPIMDLRARPPEAEERAVMLDPDDVAAAIHLCCTLPARAVIEELKIAPTFQRNIEVDLEVARWLGVPGDFPDAPK